The window TGAACCGAAtagtttatttctattatttttctaTTCTAATCAGCACTTGACAGCAAGAGATGGAATTTTATTCATGGACTTTTCATCCACTCTAGAAAGTTGCGTAAATTAGGCACTTTCTGACTCAAAACAATGActataagaaaatgaaaaaaaaggataCTGAAAAAGATATGTCCTACTCCTAAATATAGACCATCCCCAATCAAAAGGATGACTATATGCTACAAAATTTGATTACGATAAAACATAGAAATGTGAAGGAATGAGTAACCAAAATATAATTGCTAGTAAACCTTTTGTTTGAAAAGAATGACAAGAGTAGGCTGTAAAAGGCAACACATCAAATTTTTATGTCAATTCATactttaattctttaaataaaactatatattataataaaatgGTACAAATGATAATTTTACGCCTAAACCATTTAATAATCTTTGAATATTATAGATAAAATGCTAGTCTAGCTTTCTAATAATAAATAATGTCATTCATTCGATATTAAGGTGGGTTTTCGCTTGGGGAAATTTCTTTCAcattcttttttatctttttgtcattattattattattatttttttgcaaaaaaaatgaGAACGTTTTTTTTTTCTGCTGTTTGGTTGAGAAACAATTTTTGCAacagaatttttaaaaaaattattgaaatttggtTAGTAAAagtttttatgaaaaatataaaaacgtTCTTgcgatttttttattttttttttaacaaaagccACCAAATTGGAAATTTCAAGGCAAAAATATGTAGAAGACAAACTATGCAACATCTCCTAAGTTTCTTTCAGTCAATGATTACTTTTCCTTCCATTCTTTCTTCCAAACTATTGGACGTGTCTTTCTCTTACATTAGACGGCTCCATTCAGTTTTGCATACAGAAAAGCAAACCACATAAATACCTATTAGAACAGAGCATCAACATTGGGAAGTGGGAAAGACTTCAATAAATTTTTATATCATGAAATCTTTGTTTCCAGATTTAGCGAAGGTGTGAAAACAAGAATCAGTTTTGTTCTTCAAACCCAAACGTCTTAATTAGTctcttcatatattttttttttgtaattgttTCCTTTAACCACTCTCATTCTCTCATTTATTAAGCCCAAAAACAACAGCCAAATCTTggtattttagttttttttcctttttagttcgTTTTTTTAATAGCAACTTCATGTCTCTAGAGTCTGTTTATGGTAAGGGACAGCTCCACCTCTGCCTATATGGATTTTCATGATCTCTGTTGAAATTCTTTGCCTGAATTGGTTGGTTTATCACTATTTACCTTCATTCCATAAGTTGAAGAAATTAAATCTGAAAAgctttgctttttaagtaaattTCTTAAAGAAAATTCACCCTACCATTCTCTTTAATAGTATTGCATTTTTCTTCCAAATCTTGTTAAAAATGTTGCCACTTTGTTTTGTGTAAGTTGGTATTGTTGAAAGTCGAGTTGGGAATATGGGGAGTTTAGAGGAAGGCAAAGACTCTAATACTTTAGTAATAACTCAGAACAAGCCTTTACCGTTAAAAATACTTCAGTTTCTCCTGTTATTTTTGGGTCTAGGAATTGCTTTTTCAATTTTAAGTATGTGTATGCTTAGATTTGTAGAAGTGCAGAATGTATTACTTCCTGTGATACAAACAAGAATACAGTCATCATGTTTTCAAGAACCAAATAGTTTAGAGAGTTGGATTAGACCTCCATCAAATTTACAGCATAACATGAACGATAGACAGCTTCTCTGGAGAGCTTCATTTGTTCCTCAAATTAAAAATTGCCCTTTTAAAAGAACGCCTAAAATCGCGTTCATGTTCTTGACTCGAGGACCTCTACCTTTGGCGCCATTGTGGGAGAGATTCTTTAAAGGGAATGAAGAGCTTTATTCAATCTACATTCATACCTTGCCATCATATAAATCTGATTTCGCGCCTTCTTCAGTGTTTCATCGCAGGCAAATTCCTAGTCAGGTAATGTCAGCACCATCCTTTAAATTCTAATTGTTCAAAATTATGCACAATTATTGATCCTTGTTCCGTGTTTTGTAGGATTTAGTTGTGTGAGTagctttaattttcttttaaaaacgtTGATATATGAGAAGTAGAACTGATGAGGCGAGTGTATTGTAGTACTAATATGTATTTCTGTCATAATTGTGTGGCTTTCCATTTCACATAGGTGGCAGAGTGGGGAAAAATGAGCGTGTGTAATGCTGAAAGACGGCTTCTTGCTAATGCATTGCTTGATATTTCCAATGAATGGTTCGTCCTCCTATCTGAGTCGTGCATTCCTCTCCATAACTTCAGTGTTGTCTATCGCTACATATCAGAATCCAGGCACAGCTTTATAAGTGTATTTGATGATCATGGACCTGTTGGAAGAGGGCGTTATAATAAGAACATGTCGCCTGAGGTTATCATCACTGAATGGCGTAAAGGATCCCAGTGGTTTGAAGTTAACAGGAAACTGGCTATTGACATTGTTAAAGATCACGTATACTACCCAAAATTTGAACAGTTTTGCAAACCATCATGTTATGTTGATGAGCACTATTTCCCAACAATGTTGCACATTCAATCTCCTCATCTCCTGGCAAATAGGAGTCTCACTTTAGTAGACTGGTCTAGAGGTGGTGCTCATCCTGCTACATTTGGAAAGGCTGATATCACAGATCAGTTTCTCAAGAAAATTGTGGAAGGCGGAACGTGTGTCTATAATAACCAGACGACTTCACTTTGTTCCCTTTTTGCCCGAAAATTTTCTCCTAGTACATTGGAACCTTTATTAGAACGCTCGTCCAAGTATCTGGGCTTCTGATATGAATCTGTGATGAAACAAACTTTCTACCACAAGATTGCAGTTATTGGCAGCTTCAGAACACCAAAGGCCTGATAACACATGATTGACATATACTAAAGATATACGATATTCTTGAACATGATGATGTTGTAATCACATTATATGAAATCCTAGTATTTATTATTTGACTTGGATGTTATCAAGAAAATAATCTGATTTGGATATCTTCAGTTCTTACTCATCCTATTGGTTCTAGGCTGTACTTATCTACCATACTAGCATAAGTTAACATTTTGTCATCTGTCACTGTTTAGATGCTCTAATTGTATGATTCTGCTGAAACATAAGAACATGTCCTTCCTCCACTGACTCCCACCCCAATTTCATTTCAAAGAAATAGATAAGTTTTTTAAGTAAGAAAACATTTCTAATACTGTACATTCTCTTGTATCTTTACTGTCATCCTACACATCAAGAAAGTTTACAGTCAATGTACAAGAGTCAGAAAAGTATGACGGAGCAGGATCATGGGAAGAGAAAATTAAGAGAAGGAAGAATTTGTAGAAAAAGAATGAACCTGTGTTGCTTTTTTACTTTGCATTGAATATATTTACAGTAAAGAACCTTTTATCAAAGagggaaaataaaaaatgaaggaAATTTAGAAAAATGGAAAAAGTACAACAAGAAAGGGCTTTCTTACAAGATCAAGCTGTAAGGTTTGGGATACTAAGAattcaatttcctttcttcttgTATAGACCTAAAAATCCGAGCTGCAGATTCAGATGCTGACTTTGGGTTATGAGGCACAACCTTGATCACTTGAATTCGCTGCTCCGTATTGTTATCTTTAACTGGTTGATCTAAACAGTTTGCAGTTGGTGTGATAGGAAAAAGAGAGAGTGCATCCCTTTGCACTCTCTCAGAAGGACTACTTGCACTACTTCCTTGCATGTCACTCCCTCTATCCGCCTGAAAAGTCCCATCACATTCTGACATACCCGAGCTCTTCTGGCATGAAACATTGCATGATTTTTTATGAGGCCTGACCACGTTAACATCATGCATAGATGGGCTATTTTCCCTCTCACTTGACCTGATTCCAGGAAATGGATTCATTTTCTCAACAGCTGAACTTGAAGCAGATGGTTTTATCACAGGCATGGGATAAGGTTGAATGCAGGACTGATCAAGTATTGCAGTACCAGGAAAAATCCCAACACCTTGCTTATGAGAAGTCGGTACACTATAAGGCACATTCGAAAAGTCTCCACTTATAGGAGATAGGGTCACGGGCCTGCAACTACCATAAACTGGCGCCATGAACCCGGGGGGTGGTGGAGAAGGTCCTGTATAAGGTTTATAAACAAGTCCTTCAGAAGGAGATCTTATTGGAACTAACCACTGATATCCAGGAGGCGGTTGGAAGCACCGAGGTGGTAATTTTGGATCAGATACAAAAGATCTGGATGTTGGTGTCCCTACATTTGGTTTTTGAGACGAGTGCTGTGGTATAAGCTTTTTGTCATTATCTTTGTGGAGGGGAAGCAGCTTTTCATAAGCATTATTATCTGCTGGATGCTCAGAATTGTTCAGTTTTGGAGAAACTTTTGGTTCAACAGCCAATGCAGGAGGTTCAAGAACATTATCACATGGTAATTTTTTCAAAGAAGAAAATTTGATAGAAGGTTGGTGGAGATAGAAGTTGCCTTTGAACAATATATCTGGTGATCTGGCTATCAATTTCTGAACCTGTAAAGATTGTAAAATAAGTAATATTCTTACAAAATTTAAACAGCACACCAAAAACCTCCTCAACCCCCTTCTAATTATTGATTTTGTTGCAATTGGTCCTTCTATTAAAAAACTTCCAGTAGACTTTAGAAGATTTTTCTGCCCTTCGATTAAAGCATACAGGTCGGGCATCGAAAATGAAAGACTAAATTAACCACCCTTCATATGACTATTGAGCGCTTTGTCTcttcaaaaaaacaaaagaaaatggcAATCTAACTGATAGAAGTCGAACGCACCTTTGTTAGCCTGTGCAGCTCAAATAGTTGTATTGCAAAGATTCGCTGCTGGctgaaaaatagtgaaaatgcAAGTTAAATGGTACATCACAGAAAAAAATATTGAAAGAGGTCATAGTTTCCGAATAGAAAAAGATATGATATTATATGTGCATGACACAGGCTGAAAGTCGACAAATTAGAATCAGCACATATTTGACTAACCCCTGAATCAAGCCAATAATTTCAATTATACTGTCACAATGAGTTGGTTAGACATAAAAAAGGACTAGTTAAAGAGACTTACTGTACAATGGTTCTTCTTGCTTTCCAGAATAGTTCTTGACCTATCAATGCTATGACATTATCTGGACACACTTTTTCTACTAATCTAGAGTTCAAGGAACAAGTTTCTGAGATTCCTTCACTTCTGTCTGTATCTCCTACTTCTGGAGTCCCACTAATGTGGCCTTCAGGACAGTCAGAAGAGGATTTAACTCGCTTTGGACTACGATGGTTCTCTTCACGAGGTATAAAGGAACACGACGGACCTTCCATTATGGAAGCACATCTCTTTGTTGTGTCATCTTCATGCTTCGAATATGTAACATCTGCTGCCGCCttccttttgtgcagatcccaacAGTCTTCATCAGATTCAGAATTAGAATCACTACACCTATCCAAATCAACTACCTGACCACATCTATTTTCCGGAGTACTTGATACAAATGATTTGATATTTAGCTCAGTATGTACTAGACTTGAAGCTCTATGCACCACTGACTTGTCTCTAGTTGACAGATGAGGAGCTGGTAGTTTAGCACAAAGCTCTCTTTTTTGGCACTGAGCTAGATCTCCAGCTTGATTTATACTATGCTCCCGGAACTTTAGTTGCATACCGCCTGTCAAAGAAGGTTTGTAGCTTGATATAACCAGTTTTTCTTTCTCTGCACTTTTAGGTATATTACCATTATTTAGAGGTTTCCCTGATGCAGCCAACTTTGGACCACAAAAATCACTTTCCCTTCCAAACCTTTTGGCAGAAGGATTACTATTTGAGTATGATAAACTGTGTGGCTGAAGAAGATTACATTGAGATGTACTAGGCAAATTCCCTTTAAGACTTGAAACTTGAGGATTTAGCGGCTTCAGTGGTCGTACATCAGGACGTCCCATTGTAAAGTTTGCTCCTCCAGAAGAATACGGATGAAGTATATCAATAAAATGAGGAGACTCGGATGAATTGTGGGATAGAGAAAACAAACTCTTTTTGTTGCAACCAACCTACAGTTTTTCAAGAGCTTGTGTGATTCAGTCATAATGAGTCAAAAGCAACCAAAAATTTCCCATTTAAGGAAAGACAAGGCATAATCTATTAAGCAAAAGTACTATTTCCTGATTACCATGAGTTGGTAATAAAGGGGATAAACAAACTAACTCGATCTGAAACAAGACAAGCAATACCTAAACAAAGGAATTTAAGTAGATCAAGATCCAAAGGTTTTGGATGATGAAGAAACTCGTGACTGAATCGCATAAAAGATTTCAGTAAATGCTTATACTACACTTATATCTATACCTAGTTTACCTCCTTTTCTAAGACCATATGATTGCATATACTGTTTTCAACTCATCAATTTTCTACTTTGTTCGACACATTTAAATAGTTGGTTGCTTTCTTAAGCCgtgggtctatcggaaatagcctctctacctttacaaggtagaggtaaggtctgcgtacacactaccctctccagaccccacttgtgggattatactaggttgttgtttttgttgtttgacACATTTAAATAGAATGCAATTGACTGGACTTCCTACTATTAAAATGATATATCACAGTATCAAAAATCTGACCTTTGACTTCCTAAAAGGGATGTAAAGTCTACCAAATAACAAACTGTTCTCCCTGATTGAAACTCAAACGGAAACACTTGGAAGTTCCTCTATTCTCCAAGTAAAATAGGCGTACACAAAACTCAGGACTTACAAGACTAGAAGATGGTGCAGGAATAGAGTTGCTGCTATTAGGCAGGAGAGGCAGCATTGACATTGATCCAGGAGCAGGAGCAGGAGCAGAAGTAGAGGTGAACCTTTGAGGCGATAAGGTAACAGACGAATGTTCACAAAGAGCCATTTTGTTCCTAGGAGGTGCTCTTGGACCTCCTTTATCTGCATCATTTATATGTAATCTAGGAAACAATGGATCCATAcgcttctcttcttcttttcctaACTTCATCCTTAAGGCCTAAGACACAACTGTCGTGGCGAAGGAGTATGTATACTTGGATTAGATACTGCTGAAATACCACACTTACACAAAATTTCAGTATTTATTCCAGAGTTATACCATTTCATTATTCATAAGACCCTTTCTACAGGTCCAAGAATCCTCACCACTACAAAACCCAAATGCCACAAACAATCAGCCCACCTCAAAAGAATCAATCTTTTGACTGGAAATCAGTAGCAATGAGCAAGATAACATGAAGTTACAATTCAAGAACGGTTTTAAATGCCAAAATCCAATCTTGAttcaagaaagagaaaagaaaacaggATGAGCAAATTTTCCATTTGAAATGCTTAGAAAATAAAAACATATGCTCTCTAAGGAAAATGAGAGTGGAAAATCAAGAAAAAGGGAAGAGAAGAGCAACATATGGGAATCTTAGAAGAAGATCAGATCAACAAATACATGAGAAGGAGAATAAAAAGTGGGTAACGTGGGGCCAAAAAAGGTGGATAGAATTACTGGAACTTGCATGAGTAAGGGACGTTAAAAGGCACACAATATATTACTTAGTATATATGTAACATTATAAAAACGAacagaagaaataaaagaaatggTGGGAGTGACTGAGTCgctctccttttctttctctttcaggCAAACGCAGCAATAGTTGCCGAAAATAAATGTGGACACTTTGGAACCACATGTCCCACATTTGCTAAATTGGCCAATCTTTTTACGAAATATCTGGCAAAGATCTCACTTCAAAAGCGGACACACCTTGTTTAGTGGCGTAAAAAATTACCCGAACCAGACGCATACGCCAAACTCATCATATATTGCATGATCAATCTGAAAGTATTACATTATATACATGTAAATGCACCCCGCCTCTACTAAATCATTAAATATATGACAGATTGTTCTGATTTGCAAATTTACTTTTTTAACCCCATTGTCGTTTTGCTTTGATTTAATTCTTCTGTTTTCTTTACATTTTAATTAAATCCTCATTGTCTTCTTGATAAACTTTttactccttttttcttttcttcttaaaAGGTCTGTGGTGAAggatgcatgtttattactacaCGGTCAACACTTCAACTTTGTCAATGTTAACTCGAGAACTTCCATTTGGTTGACGTATTTCATTAAGTTTTTATATGACGATTACATTTGAAATATCCATTCTATAAATGAAGATTAATTTTAGACAGAATTACTGGAAAGTGATTTACAACTTTTTCACATCTCAATTTGCTTTGTTGCGCCCTacatccaaaaatataaatcaatTGGGTAAGTCAATAATCTAAATGTACGAGTGCATCTccaattcaaacttcaaatattttGACAACTCTTCATTAATTATGTGTTCCAAAAATTATCTTTCACTATGCTACTTTGGCTTGTACTTATATATATACCTTTCTCTTGTTTGAGttgaaaagacaaaagaagatgtTAGATCCCACCCGGGTTGGAGACATTAAAAAATGGGTCTAGTTATATAGTGTTGAGCAATCCTAAACTTATGCACGCTTTTGGGTTAAGCTAGACTTAAAGTTCATTTTTATTCAACTTCTTTTTAAAATCGAATGTCGAAAACTAAGAAAAACAATACGCCGTTTCTTTATATCTTATAACCTCTTCATAGACATcacaacccaaaaaaaaaaaaaaaaattgcttcccAAAGTTTTCCTTCAAAGAGAAAAGTTATAAACTTTCAACTATTTATTTCTCTTAATTTCCTTATTTAGTTTCCAAACATTGGCAAATTCAAAGGAAACAATTATAATGGCCTACCCTCTGTCGGCATTAATAAAAAAGGAGACCAATGAAGATAACACTTATAGCATGGAGTTTTTTATACGCTTAGATCCTTTTCTTAAAATTATTTAGAAAAATAGAATCACTTCTAGTTTATTTCATAAATAGCACTTTTTTTTACATTCTTAGCTTAATATAAAAATTATGTTTCAAAGTATAAATTAACTGCACAAATCACGCATTTTTATTCTTTTCACCATATTTATCAACCCTCAACCTAATTTCTTATTTCTCTTCTTGCAACCCTAAGCCACATCTCCATTAATCTTTCCACCCCTTGACTGCTATGTCGTTACCAATCAAAATTCAGTATGATTTTTCTGGTAGCATATGAAAACACTATTTTGACCAAATGGAAAGCTATTTTAGATATTAGTGGCTACTGAAgttgattttttatttctctcgtttttccttttattcttcATTTGCTTCCGTCTTGTTTCTTCTCTTAAAAAAAAAGATGTGCTGAatggtgtttttgaagattgactggTACGGTGGTGAAGGCTGTGTATGATTGAGTTGTGGTGGCATTGGTTTATCCTTGAGGtagtatatattattttatatatacactgtatatataaaataattcaataaatatacagtaaattgacttattaaattTAATATATCCTGAATATACATCGTATATGTTcatcaattaaacaaatatatgttaaaataaatataaatactaTATCAAATATTAAATACATCATAATGTAATTTCTCAAAGAattatataatatgtgtataccACTAAAATACGTTGTATATGATAGTAATCCACAAGTAtaatataatctatatataccaTTATATGTATACTATGAATATATACTAGTAATATATTCATATATGCCATCATTATTCATCATGTTTTTAATAATTATACAACACAATCAATTATTAAATTTAATATACTACGTATAAGTATAAAAATAGAGGTAAAATCAGTTACTTTAAGGAGGAATGAAATAAGGAATAAGTTGAAGACAAAAGCTGGATTGAATAGATGCAAAAGGAAAGGATTTAGGGTGAGGAAATTTATAGAGATTTTTTACAAACTTGATCGttttttaactattatttaaaaaaataacatcatttattgtttattccataaagagcactttttattattattagcatattataaaaattaagcccaacatttatcttcttcactccattttttaaaatctgatgcatatgtaaatgccacctaaattcaagatgtattgatttatacgtcttttatactttgtatatcaagtatcactttaattcaaaatatatttttatgtatataatttttgtatatttatttgtgaagtgccatcttattttaagatgtatttttaatgtatatttcaaatatattttatatgtcaagtgtcattttaattcaggatgtattttttatatatatgttttttgtatatttatatgccatcttaattaaatttaagctatattttttattatgtatatttcacatatctaagtgtcatcttaattgaagatgtattttttatgtatattttatatatgttatttcaatatatattttttatatatattttgtatatattaaagtatattattatcgaagtaagatctttatgttaagaaaggaagaaagaaagaagagaaaaatttaagaaagataattaaaaaaaaaacgaatggaacaaatttagaaaatatattggcttcggcaaaaaataaaattaagaagacgaagaaaaagaaggaaatcaaatagataaagagaaaaaatgcatgatttttgtacaaagaattattgactttccattcaaattgcttatgtttagagattaataattaatattcctattttaatggaactgtgtgctacaaatataaatattttcctgCCACAACTGTAATATTGGATTTCATGCTACgagtttgttatatttttttttaaattgtgacAGTTATGTAAAGTTCCCATCCAAGCATGTGCATGATAGCCACTTTAATGGGCTTTAAACTTATTAGTTTTGGACTCATAATACCACAGTTGAAAAGTGAAAATGAACGAGCCCATTAAGCGAACAATCtcgaggaattttcagaaaccattactgtttagtggctattaacttcttATAACTAtaatatacataattacttcctatagctactatttAGTTGTTACGCGACTGTATTCGCACTACTGTATTCGTGAATACAATAGCAGAATTCGCCTAAAAAATATGGGAGTCCAGCTGTACGACTGTATTTGCTGTATTCGCGCTACTGCATTCATGAATACATTAGCAAAATTCACCTAAAAATTGGGGAGTCCAACTGTTTAATAACGGAAAGAGGATCAATTAGCGCGTATCACTtctaatttaactcaacaaaattAATTCTACATAAATTTCGTTATTATtgtgttgtattccatgtattcgcgcaactgtatttataaatacagtgaggTAATCACTGTATTTATGGGTGTTTAATAACGGAACAACATTGAATTGTATtcaattttattatattaaattcagttgtattcaaacaacaaaaaaaataagaaatatggTGTATATCGTTCTATTCAATTcgactttatatattatattcaATCCACGTATATTTATTATTCACTATTATACATTATATTCAATTCACCGTATTCAATTCGACTGTATTCAAacaataaaaaatcacaaaacacagtgatattcagctgtattaaaaaaatacagacc is drawn from Nicotiana tabacum cultivar K326 chromosome 22, ASM71507v2, whole genome shotgun sequence and contains these coding sequences:
- the LOC107785469 gene encoding glycosyltransferase BC10, translated to MGSLEEGKDSNTLVITQNKPLPLKILQFLLLFLGLGIAFSILSMCMLRFVEVQNVLLPVIQTRIQSSCFQEPNSLESWIRPPSNLQHNMNDRQLLWRASFVPQIKNCPFKRTPKIAFMFLTRGPLPLAPLWERFFKGNEELYSIYIHTLPSYKSDFAPSSVFHRRQIPSQVAEWGKMSVCNAERRLLANALLDISNEWFVLLSESCIPLHNFSVVYRYISESRHSFISVFDDHGPVGRGRYNKNMSPEVIITEWRKGSQWFEVNRKLAIDIVKDHVYYPKFEQFCKPSCYVDEHYFPTMLHIQSPHLLANRSLTLVDWSRGGAHPATFGKADITDQFLKKIVEGGTCVYNNQTTSLCSLFARKFSPSTLEPLLERSSKYLGF
- the LOC107785468 gene encoding ELF3-like protein 2, which translates into the protein MKLGKEEEKRMDPLFPRLHINDADKGGPRAPPRNKMALCEHSSVTLSPQRFTSTSAPAPAPGSMSMLPLLPNSSNSIPAPSSSLVGCNKKSLFSLSHNSSESPHFIDILHPYSSGGANFTMGRPDVRPLKPLNPQVSSLKGNLPSTSQCNLLQPHSLSYSNSNPSAKRFGRESDFCGPKLAASGKPLNNGNIPKSAEKEKLVISSYKPSLTGGMQLKFREHSINQAGDLAQCQKRELCAKLPAPHLSTRDKSVVHRASSLVHTELNIKSFVSSTPENRCGQVVDLDRCSDSNSESDEDCWDLHKRKAAADVTYSKHEDDTTKRCASIMEGPSCSFIPREENHRSPKRVKSSSDCPEGHISGTPEVGDTDRSEGISETCSLNSRLVEKVCPDNVIALIGQELFWKARRTIVHQQRIFAIQLFELHRLTKVQKLIARSPDILFKGNFYLHQPSIKFSSLKKLPCDNVLEPPALAVEPKVSPKLNNSEHPADNNAYEKLLPLHKDNDKKLIPQHSSQKPNVGTPTSRSFVSDPKLPPRCFQPPPGYQWLVPIRSPSEGLVYKPYTGPSPPPPGFMAPVYGSCRPVTLSPISGDFSNVPYSVPTSHKQGVGIFPGTAILDQSCIQPYPMPVIKPSASSSAVEKMNPFPGIRSSERENSPSMHDVNVVRPHKKSCNVSCQKSSGMSECDGTFQADRGSDMQGSSASSPSERVQRDALSLFPITPTANCLDQPVKDNNTEQRIQVIKVVPHNPKSASESAARIFRSIQEERKLNS